Within the Thermosynechococcus sichuanensis E542 genome, the region TAATTTACAAATGCTCTCTAGGTTCAGGTGAGCCATGACGGCTTCTGTAAGTTGATCGAGGGCAACAGCCCGTTGCTCGGCATAGTGGGGAATCGCTGTGGGTAGAGGGGGCAATTGCCGGCGCGATCGCAACCCATTCAACCAATGGCGACGCCAAGCCCCATTTTCCAATAGCCCATGCAGATATGTGCCCCAAAGTGTGCCCGCTGCGTTAACAAGGCCGAGTTCTGAGGCAGTAAAAAGGGGTTGCCAACCGCTGAGATCACCGGTGTATTCACTTTGGCCTTGGTGAATTTCATAGCCCACGATTGGCTCAGCACAGGGAAAATACAGCGATTGGGTTTGTTGTTGTCGAGTGCATTTGGTTGCCCTCAATTGGGTGTGCAGCGGCATGAGTCCCAGTCCTTCATAGGTGCCGGGGCAGCCCTCTAAGCCCAGAGGATCGCTGATGGTCTGACCCAAAATCTGCCAACCGCCGCAAATGCCGAGAATGGTTCCCCCTTGAGCCGCGTAGGCTTGCAGTTGCTCTGCCATTCCCGTTTCCCGCAGGATGTGGAGATCGGCAATCGTCGTTTTCGTCCCCGGCAGGATCACGGCATCGGGCTGCCCCAAGGGACAATGGGGGGGTAGAAACTCAAGGGAGACACTGGGTTCCGCCAGTAGGGGATCCAGATCAGTGAAGTTGGCAATACGCGGCAGGCGAATTACTGTAATTTTCAAGTCTGCCCCTTGGCGTTGGGGACGCGGCTCCCATAGATCAAGGGAATCTTCAGCGGCGTAGTGGCGCTCGAGCCATGGAATCACACCTAAGACTGGTACCCCCGTGGTCTCCTCTAGCCATTGCACACCACTGTCAAGGAGCGATCGCTGACCACGAAATTTATTAATGACAATCCCTTGAATCAACGCCCGTTCGTCAGGCTCTAGCAGCATCAATGTCCCGACAATATGGGCAAACACACCCCCCCGATCAATATCCGCCACCAGAATTGTTGGTGCCCCCAGATACTTTGCGACCCGCATATTAGTGAGATCGCGGTGCTTGAGATTGATTTCCGCCGGGGAGCCTGCCCCTTCACACACAATCCAGTCAAAGCGCTGTTGGAGATCCGCCAAGGCCTCGGTAATCGCCTGCCAACCCCGCTCAAAATAGTCCCGATAGTAGTCTGCCGCTTGGGTAACCCCCGCCACCTGCCCCTTGAGAATTACTTGGGAGGTCATATTGCCCTGGGGCTTGAGGAGAATCGGGTTCATGGCCACTTCGGGTTCTATCCCTGCCGCCCAGGCCTGCATTGCTTGGGCATAGCCAATTTCGCCGCCTTCACGGGTGACGTAGGCATTCAAGGCCATATTCTGTCCCTTAAAGGGGGTGACACGGTAGCCCTGCTGCGCCAGCCAACGACAAATCACCGCTGTGAGGAGGGATTTACCTGCATGGGACGTGGTTCCCACTACCATCAGGGATTTAGCATTCAAGGTCGAGTTGATCATCACCTAACTGCTCTAAAACATGAACGATCTGTGCCCGCAACAGCGCTACTTCTTGGGTAGCTGTTACCCAGACCATGCGCCAGTTCAAGGCAAAATACTTCGTGCCCAGCAATACTGCGAAACCCAACAACATCGCTCCATGGAATCTGGGGATGCTGTTCAGTAAATTGCCGCGGTAGTCGCGCACAGGCTTCATCGAATTATTTATGTCTGGAAGCCCCGTTACTTTAGTACGGGAGGAAAGACAAAGACGACTTTAGTCGTTGTTAGAGATAATACAGTTTTATCCATGGAACAAACCCTAACAGTCGTTTGCAAGCTCCGACCAACCCCTGAACAGTCTCTGAACATCGAGAGATTCTTGAAAGCGTTTGCAGATGCTTGTAACTTTGCCAACAAAACGGTTCAACCGACAGTAACGAATAAGATAACCATTCAAAACAGGATTTATTAGGAACTTCGTTCTCAGTTTGAGTTGAGTGCGAATCAAGCTGTGCGGGTTTGTGCCAGAGTGGGAGCCAACCGCAAGACCGCCAAACTGAAAAGCAAATACCTTTGGCATCAGCGATTGAGGGCTTCTATTTCCCTAGATGTTAACGATGACGTTTCGGATTGCTATTCAGGGAAACAGTGAGGGCTGGTTGATTTATTGAGACCTAGCTTGGTCTCTAAATCTCGGAAGCTGATGATTGCCTGAGCAATCGCAGTGACCACGCTGACTTCCCTCTAGAAGGTCGGGTTGGTTTGCAAACGGGCAGTGGCGTTTTCAGCCTAGAGGTTCTGATTGAAGGCATTGATGCGCCACCAGCGGATATTTTCTGCTTCAAAGCGGCCATCTAAATCTACTCGTACTGAGAAGTCAAACCAAGCAGCCGGCGGAATTTCCATCCCCCACAGGCGATCGCTCCCCAGAACAACGCTGATCAGGCACTGCAAAAAGCCGCCATGACTAATACACCAAACGCAGTCCTCATCGCTGTGGCGTCGGAGTTGTTTCCAAGCCTGTTTTGCTCGCTGCCAAGCCATGGCCATTGACTCTGCCTCGGGGACTGAAATTAGGTAGTCACTTTCTTCTAGCTCTTTACAAAGCTCGGGATGTTGCGCCTGCGCCTGTGCCCATGTGAGTCCTGTGAAAATCCCCTGATCAATTTCAATTAGCTCCGCTAGCTCCTGAATCTTTAACTCGGGACAGGGATTGATGAGCGTAGCCGTATCGCGGCAGCGTTGCAGCGGACTCGTGTAAATGGCATTCGGCGGCGGGAGTTTTTCCCGCAGGGCAAGGGCTTGCTGCCGTCCCCGTTCTGTGAGGGGTACATCTTGTCGTCCTAACATGACCCCTGAGGCATTACCCACAGCCTCACCATGGCGGATCAAAATTAAGCGCATTGTGTAGCTCTCCCCTAGGGCGGCAATTGGCAAGTGTAACCCCTGATCGCTAAAATTATCGTACTGTGTGGCTGCACTCTATCCTCAGCCTCAAATTTATTCATATTTCTTTACTGCGTACCTGTGCCTGTAACCCTCTCTGCTCCCCCCATCCGTCCGGCTTGGCATGGCCTGATTCACGCCTACGGCGACTTTTTGCCCGTGAGCGATCGCACGCCCGTGGTCACGCTCTATGAAGGCAATACGCCCCTGATTCCGGTGCCTCAAATTGCGGCACGGATTGGTCGTAATATCTCGGTCTATGTCAAGTACGATGGCCTCAACCCGACGGGGAGCTTCAAAGATCGCGGCATGACAATGGCCATTTCTAAAGCCAAGGAAGCAGGCGCCGAAGCCGTAATCTGTGCCAGCACAGGCAATACCTCAGCCGCTGCGGCCGCCTATGCCCGACGAGCTGGACTGCGCGCCTATGTCTTGGTGCCCGAAGGCTATGTTGCCCAAGGGAAACTCGCCCAAGCCCTCCTGTATGGTGCCGAAGTCATTGCCATTGAGGGCAATTTTGATAAAGCCCTAGAGATTGTGCGCCTAATGGCGGAAACTTATCCTGTGACCTTGGTGAACTCCGTCAATCCCTATCGGCTGGAGGGGCAGAAAACAGCCGCCTTTGAGGTGGTGGATAGCTTGGGCAACGCCCCCGATTGGCTGTGTATCCCCATGGGCAATGCAGGGAACATTACCGCCTACTGGATGGGCTTTTGCCAATATCGTGAGCAAAATCGTTGCGATCGCCTGCCGCGCATGATGGGCTTTCAAGCCGCAGGTTCTGCCCCCCTTGTCAAGGGTGAGATTGTCACCCATCCAGAAACGATTGCGACGGCCATTCGTATTGGCAATCCTGCCAACTGGCAACGGGCAGTCGCCGTCAAAGAAGCCAGCCAAGGTGCCTTTAATGCCGTTACCGATGCGGAAATCCTCAATGCCTATTGTCTGCTGGCCTCTGAGGAAGGTATCTTCTGTGAACCGGCGAGTGCGGCTTCTGTGGCTGGCCTCTTGAAATTGGCTGATCAGGTGCCCAGTGGTGCCACGGTGGTTTGTGTACTTACCGGCAATGGTCTCAAGGATCCAGAAACGGCGCTCAAGCAGGAGAGCGATCGCTTCCACCGCCACATTGAACCCACT harbors:
- the thrC gene encoding threonine synthase; protein product: MPVTLSAPPIRPAWHGLIHAYGDFLPVSDRTPVVTLYEGNTPLIPVPQIAARIGRNISVYVKYDGLNPTGSFKDRGMTMAISKAKEAGAEAVICASTGNTSAAAAAYARRAGLRAYVLVPEGYVAQGKLAQALLYGAEVIAIEGNFDKALEIVRLMAETYPVTLVNSVNPYRLEGQKTAAFEVVDSLGNAPDWLCIPMGNAGNITAYWMGFCQYREQNRCDRLPRMMGFQAAGSAPLVKGEIVTHPETIATAIRIGNPANWQRAVAVKEASQGAFNAVTDAEILNAYCLLASEEGIFCEPASAASVAGLLKLADQVPSGATVVCVLTGNGLKDPETALKQESDRFHRHIEPTEQTVAKVMGF
- a CDS encoding cobyric acid synthase, whose product is MINSTLNAKSLMVVGTTSHAGKSLLTAVICRWLAQQGYRVTPFKGQNMALNAYVTREGGEIGYAQAMQAWAAGIEPEVAMNPILLKPQGNMTSQVILKGQVAGVTQAADYYRDYFERGWQAITEALADLQQRFDWIVCEGAGSPAEINLKHRDLTNMRVAKYLGAPTILVADIDRGGVFAHIVGTLMLLEPDERALIQGIVINKFRGQRSLLDSGVQWLEETTGVPVLGVIPWLERHYAAEDSLDLWEPRPQRQGADLKITVIRLPRIANFTDLDPLLAEPSVSLEFLPPHCPLGQPDAVILPGTKTTIADLHILRETGMAEQLQAYAAQGGTILGICGGWQILGQTISDPLGLEGCPGTYEGLGLMPLHTQLRATKCTRQQQTQSLYFPCAEPIVGYEIHQGQSEYTGDLSGWQPLFTASELGLVNAAGTLWGTYLHGLLENGAWRRHWLNGLRSRRQLPPLPTAIPHYAEQRAVALDQLTEAVMAHLNLESICKLC
- a CDS encoding histidine phosphatase family protein: MRLILIRHGEAVGNASGVMLGRQDVPLTERGRQQALALREKLPPPNAIYTSPLQRCRDTATLINPCPELKIQELAELIEIDQGIFTGLTWAQAQAQHPELCKELEESDYLISVPEAESMAMAWQRAKQAWKQLRRHSDEDCVWCISHGGFLQCLISVVLGSDRLWGMEIPPAAWFDFSVRVDLDGRFEAENIRWWRINAFNQNL